From Hartmannibacter diazotrophicus, a single genomic window includes:
- a CDS encoding Thoeris anti-defense Tad2 family protein, translated as MNFQAALETMRTGSAVARRIWHPKRNPEFLVFMPGREVQASFEPMVTHLGKGCVFRTRDHIDAVFVSDTGLECVVGYELSQADIMAADWYVIENL; from the coding sequence ATGAACTTTCAGGCCGCACTGGAGACAATGCGAACGGGTAGCGCCGTGGCGCGTCGCATCTGGCATCCAAAGCGCAATCCTGAATTTCTCGTCTTCATGCCTGGGCGTGAAGTGCAGGCATCATTCGAGCCGATGGTGACCCATCTCGGAAAGGGATGTGTCTTCAGGACACGTGACCACATCGACGCGGTCTTCGTGAGCGACACGGGGCTCGAATGCGTGGTCGGATACGAACTGTCTCAAGCTGATATCATGGCGGCAGACTGGTATGTCATCGAGAACCTTTGA
- a CDS encoding ssDNA-binding protein codes for MGFKPSFNPDTGTVKCLVRLSYCKILKKTPSTAGGKLMYRTNGLIMKKTKEGRQNKAVVDEAVDAIISERWPGKDPERLLKAFDSKRLPIFDGDDNLTPDGDVREHYEDTWYLKLNSDKKVKLRNRKGEEIDADEAEELFVSGFWAIAYFHFYAITDKDKGGNGIFATIDGIQYYKRDEEFTGGGIDDSEFEDYGDEDEEDDDLDRKPARRRTASSIDDDEDERPRRRKPADDDEDDRPRRRRSFDDI; via the coding sequence ATGGGCTTCAAACCCTCATTCAATCCCGACACCGGCACTGTCAAATGCCTGGTTCGCCTTTCCTACTGCAAGATCCTGAAGAAGACGCCTTCGACGGCGGGCGGCAAACTCATGTATCGGACCAATGGTCTGATCATGAAGAAGACCAAGGAAGGTCGCCAGAATAAGGCCGTCGTCGACGAAGCAGTTGATGCCATCATTTCTGAGCGCTGGCCGGGCAAAGACCCCGAAAGACTGCTGAAGGCCTTCGACTCGAAGCGACTTCCCATCTTCGACGGCGACGACAACCTGACCCCCGACGGTGATGTTCGCGAACATTACGAGGACACCTGGTATCTGAAGCTCAACAGTGACAAGAAGGTCAAGTTGCGCAACCGGAAGGGCGAAGAAATCGATGCCGACGAGGCAGAAGAGCTTTTCGTTTCCGGGTTCTGGGCAATCGCCTATTTTCATTTCTATGCGATTACCGACAAGGACAAGGGCGGCAACGGAATTTTCGCGACGATCGACGGTATCCAGTATTACAAGCGCGACGAGGAGTTCACGGGCGGCGGCATCGACGACAGCGAATTCGAGGACTACGGCGACGAGGACGAGGAGGATGACGACCTCGACCGGAAGCCGGCGCGCCGTCGAACCGCGTCCTCGATCGACGATGACGAAGACGAGCGCCCGCGTCGCCGCAAGCCTGCCGACGATGACGAAGACGACCGCCCGCGTCGCCGCAGGTCGTTCGACGACATCTGA
- a CDS encoding DUF1643 domain-containing protein, giving the protein MIESSAVISTCGQYRYRLFRRWKSGPTCVFIMLNPSTADGTQDDPTIRRCIGFAKREHCGALEVVNLFAFRATSPADLKRAEYPLGQENNVYIARALSKTGPLIAAWGAHGVFLGRDRAVLNMAGGLLQCLGKTKQGHPRHPLYVRSDQPLIAL; this is encoded by the coding sequence ATGATCGAGAGTAGCGCTGTCATTTCCACTTGCGGTCAATACCGCTACCGTCTTTTCCGGCGTTGGAAGTCGGGGCCAACCTGCGTCTTCATCATGCTCAATCCAAGCACGGCAGACGGGACGCAGGACGACCCAACGATACGGCGCTGTATTGGGTTTGCGAAGCGGGAGCACTGCGGTGCTCTGGAGGTCGTCAACCTCTTCGCGTTTCGGGCCACATCACCTGCCGACCTGAAGCGGGCGGAATATCCACTCGGCCAGGAGAACAACGTCTACATCGCTCGTGCGCTGTCCAAAACGGGACCACTGATTGCCGCCTGGGGCGCGCACGGGGTCTTTCTCGGCAGGGACCGTGCCGTTCTCAACATGGCTGGCGGGCTCCTGCAATGCCTTGGCAAAACGAAGCAGGGGCATCCACGTCATCCGCTTTACGTGAGGTCCGATCAGCCTCTCATCGCGCTTTAA
- a CDS encoding ThiF family adenylyltransferase — MECGSEFQALASRNPFVRDLEEQGYLVDFIGGYFVIYGLPYLNDCLELAYGDWASPVDLSADGVLDSPKNHQAWFRGSRPHDQSGRQLRLGGGAEKVKVTEDFQTDYSFSFKLYDEKGQKRPYRSFEEKVSTYLDVITGPALAAFPDTTPFRGIEVKAAMQGTPLRYPDTLSSRYHMNDLSRLLEGKKVAIIGLGGTGSYILDFISRTHLAEIVLFDDDKVHVHTIFRFPGFIPGAIGSLKVDALSKQFSNWHANITPIPERVTDANIERLRGFNFVFLTIDHGPSRIFIADWLSKSGIPFLDCGMGLNRVPDGLNGVVRITGVDRTAFEATQGTVFLPGGDPDGGEYRRQGQIAELNALNAALAVVRFKQHFAIYDRLDDAASLILETSSFEFDRPQVVP, encoded by the coding sequence ATGGAATGCGGTTCAGAGTTTCAGGCACTGGCGAGTCGTAATCCGTTTGTTCGGGACCTTGAAGAGCAAGGCTATCTTGTCGATTTCATCGGCGGTTACTTCGTCATCTATGGCCTGCCCTACTTGAACGATTGTCTGGAGTTGGCGTACGGCGACTGGGCTAGCCCAGTTGATCTTTCGGCCGATGGCGTTCTCGATTCACCGAAAAATCACCAAGCGTGGTTCCGCGGGAGTCGACCTCACGATCAGAGCGGCAGGCAACTTCGCCTTGGTGGCGGAGCAGAAAAAGTCAAAGTTACCGAGGATTTTCAGACCGACTATTCATTTTCTTTCAAGTTGTACGATGAAAAGGGTCAGAAGCGCCCGTACCGCTCATTCGAAGAGAAAGTATCGACATATCTCGACGTTATCACCGGCCCCGCTTTAGCTGCATTTCCTGACACAACCCCGTTTCGCGGCATCGAGGTGAAAGCGGCAATGCAGGGTACACCTCTGCGTTATCCCGATACTTTGTCATCGCGTTATCATATGAACGACTTGTCGAGATTGCTGGAAGGTAAAAAAGTTGCGATTATTGGGCTCGGTGGAACCGGCTCTTATATTCTAGACTTCATTTCCCGCACTCACCTTGCCGAAATTGTCCTATTCGATGATGACAAGGTTCACGTGCATACCATTTTCCGGTTCCCGGGTTTTATCCCCGGCGCGATTGGCTCTCTGAAGGTTGACGCGTTGTCTAAGCAATTTTCGAACTGGCACGCCAATATCACGCCAATTCCCGAGCGTGTTACTGATGCAAATATAGAGCGATTACGAGGCTTTAATTTCGTTTTCCTTACGATAGATCATGGCCCTTCTCGCATCTTCATTGCCGACTGGTTGAGTAAAAGCGGCATTCCCTTTTTAGATTGCGGCATGGGACTTAACAGGGTACCGGACGGCTTGAACGGCGTCGTCAGAATCACCGGCGTCGATAGGACAGCTTTTGAAGCCACACAGGGAACCGTCTTCCTGCCTGGCGGCGATCCGGACGGTGGGGAATATCGGCGGCAAGGCCAGATCGCGGAATTGAACGCTCTCAACGCAGCATTGGCGGTGGTCCGGTTCAAACAGCATTTTGCCATCTATGATCGTCTGGATGATGCCGCTTCCCTCATCCTCGAGACGTCGTCTTTCGAATTCGACAGGCCGCAGGTTGTTCCATGA
- a CDS encoding helix-turn-helix domain-containing protein — protein sequence MSNFFDAEGFYAALDAHRNSLGITWKKVAERTGVSPSTLTRMGQGKRPDVDSLAALASWSGIDVKTFYLREGEMPPRAETLAEITALLRADRELGKEGSAMMERMIISLYEEMRKRRDQKI from the coding sequence ATGTCGAATTTTTTTGATGCGGAAGGTTTCTATGCAGCGCTTGATGCGCATCGAAATTCACTAGGCATCACATGGAAGAAAGTAGCGGAAAGAACAGGCGTTTCCCCTTCCACTCTAACGCGAATGGGGCAGGGAAAGAGACCTGATGTCGATAGCCTTGCAGCACTGGCCTCTTGGTCGGGAATCGACGTAAAGACATTTTATCTTCGAGAAGGAGAAATGCCTCCAAGAGCGGAAACACTTGCCGAAATAACGGCGCTTTTGCGCGCAGATAGAGAACTCGGCAAGGAAGGATCGGCTATGATGGAACGAATGATCATCTCCCTTTATGAAGAGATGAGGAAGCGCCGTGACCAAAAAATTTAG
- a CDS encoding 3'-5' exonuclease, with protein sequence MGDVHCMLDIETLGTRFNAPVIAVGACFFRPSTGELRKEFYETVDLDSALRYGLIEGRTLAWWMKQSDAARHDAVAGKLPLEQVLGKLSAFLSLDREAPIWGNGPHFDITILEHAYYRVLGPNAPIPWNFWLVRDCRTIRELGESKGYRVPDFTGTKHNALADALHQAQWVSEIWQLLIGSSNPRHADRYDI encoded by the coding sequence ATGGGTGACGTTCATTGCATGCTTGATATCGAGACGTTGGGAACGCGGTTCAACGCACCGGTTATTGCCGTCGGTGCCTGCTTCTTCCGCCCTTCAACAGGTGAACTCAGGAAAGAGTTCTACGAGACCGTCGATCTGGATAGCGCGCTTCGCTACGGGCTTATCGAGGGGCGCACCCTGGCATGGTGGATGAAACAAAGCGACGCCGCGCGCCATGACGCTGTTGCCGGTAAGCTGCCGCTTGAGCAGGTGCTCGGGAAGCTTAGTGCGTTCCTGTCGTTGGATCGGGAGGCCCCGATCTGGGGCAATGGCCCACATTTCGACATCACGATCCTTGAGCACGCCTATTATCGTGTGCTCGGCCCTAATGCCCCAATACCGTGGAATTTCTGGTTGGTGCGCGACTGCCGCACGATTCGTGAACTTGGCGAGTCAAAGGGCTATCGGGTTCCGGATTTCACGGGCACCAAGCACAATGCGCTGGCTGACGCGCTCCATCAGGCGCAGTGGGTCTCGGAAATCTGGCAGCTTCTCATCGGTTCGTCCAACCCGCGGCACGCAGACCGTTACGACATCTGA
- a CDS encoding SNF2-related protein — protein sequence MLRSYQRYLADRIVTMPYLLGAAEMSLGKTAAALTGARRLMKKRLTWRTIIIAPLTVAEETWPTELAEWEHLADATFTVVCGSEAQRLAALKRDAEFTIINRENLPWLWETIGQDRGWRWKILIYDEASRLKGFVHRTPGKRKDPKTGAVVKRKPTLTEFGVVARGRKHCERVVELSGTPSPNGIIDLGGPIYILDKGERLGPSKAAFHRRFFDTNEFSHKVTPKPGAKDEVMSRIKDVMIALRAEDYIDLPPQVFNPIYVRLAPKHMQQYKAFERTLVAEAYDVEAVTKGVLTNKLLQFANGGLYRTDERIYPPIRETIPVHDAKLRALESIVEEAAGQNILLAYSFQFDRERIRKKFPKVVFFDEDKNFVKKWNAGKIQLGAAHPASMAHGLNLQHGGHIQVWFGLTWSLELWDQFNRRLARPGQLNHSVFIHVIMAKGTMDEIQYEKLQQKGVNQDEIMDAVRIRLTDG from the coding sequence ATGCTCCGCTCCTATCAGCGCTATCTCGCCGACCGCATCGTCACAATGCCGTATCTCCTAGGCGCCGCCGAGATGAGCCTCGGCAAGACGGCCGCGGCGTTGACCGGTGCGCGCAGACTGATGAAGAAGCGACTGACGTGGCGCACCATCATCATTGCCCCGTTGACGGTTGCGGAAGAGACGTGGCCGACTGAATTGGCTGAGTGGGAACACCTTGCCGATGCAACATTCACAGTCGTCTGCGGGTCGGAAGCGCAGCGCCTGGCCGCCCTGAAACGCGATGCGGAATTCACGATCATCAACCGTGAGAACCTGCCGTGGCTTTGGGAGACGATCGGGCAGGACAGGGGCTGGCGTTGGAAAATCCTGATCTACGATGAGGCTAGCCGCCTGAAGGGGTTTGTGCATCGAACACCGGGCAAACGCAAGGATCCGAAGACCGGAGCTGTCGTCAAGCGCAAGCCAACACTGACCGAATTTGGCGTTGTTGCAAGAGGCCGCAAACACTGTGAGCGAGTTGTCGAGCTTTCCGGCACGCCCTCGCCCAACGGCATTATCGACCTCGGCGGACCGATTTATATCCTCGACAAAGGCGAGCGCCTGGGGCCGTCAAAGGCGGCATTCCATCGACGGTTTTTCGACACCAACGAGTTCAGCCATAAGGTCACGCCGAAACCCGGCGCCAAAGACGAGGTCATGTCCAGAATCAAGGACGTGATGATCGCTCTGCGGGCGGAAGACTATATCGACCTGCCTCCGCAAGTCTTCAACCCGATATATGTGCGTCTCGCTCCAAAGCACATGCAGCAATATAAGGCGTTCGAAAGGACACTGGTTGCCGAGGCCTATGATGTCGAGGCGGTCACCAAGGGTGTGCTGACAAACAAACTCCTCCAATTTGCGAACGGGGGTCTCTATAGAACAGACGAAAGGATCTACCCGCCGATCAGGGAAACGATCCCCGTTCACGATGCAAAACTGAGAGCCCTTGAGAGTATCGTCGAGGAAGCGGCCGGCCAGAACATTCTTCTTGCCTACAGCTTTCAGTTCGATCGCGAGAGGATCAGGAAGAAGTTCCCCAAGGTCGTCTTTTTCGACGAGGATAAAAATTTCGTCAAGAAATGGAACGCCGGCAAGATCCAGCTCGGCGCAGCGCATCCTGCGTCGATGGCACATGGCCTCAACCTGCAGCATGGCGGTCATATCCAGGTCTGGTTTGGCCTCACATGGTCACTCGAACTTTGGGATCAGTTCAATCGCCGTCTGGCGCGACCGGGGCAACTCAATCACTCGGTGTTCATCCACGTCATTATGGCGAAAGGCACAATGGACGAAATTCAGTACGAAAAACTTCAACAAAAAGGTGTCAACCAGGATGAAATTATGGATGCCGTACGAATCAGGTTGACCGACGGTTGA
- a CDS encoding ImmA/IrrE family metallo-endopeptidase → MTKKFRHGFKSESEYYALTFRDEMSLAPYAPLDAKALAKNLEIPVIPLSTHSGVPQEIKTFWRTNGKDTFSGVTINDGAYKEIIYNDFHHPRRQNSDIAHELAHIVLGHPLTAPIKANGERDYDPTIEEEAKWLGAAILLPKKALIYIILNALPIETVQTEYNVSESLFQFRVQVTDAYRAAKNIRRKYGSAAE, encoded by the coding sequence GTGACCAAAAAATTTAGACACGGATTCAAATCGGAGTCAGAGTACTATGCGTTAACCTTTCGGGATGAGATGTCTCTCGCTCCTTATGCGCCATTGGATGCCAAGGCACTCGCAAAAAACTTGGAAATTCCTGTGATTCCGCTTTCCACTCACAGCGGCGTCCCGCAAGAAATCAAAACGTTTTGGCGAACAAATGGAAAGGACACGTTCTCGGGAGTGACTATAAACGACGGGGCATACAAAGAAATTATCTACAACGATTTTCATCATCCGAGGCGGCAGAATTCAGACATCGCCCATGAACTCGCGCACATTGTTCTCGGCCATCCGCTGACAGCACCCATTAAAGCCAATGGCGAGCGAGATTATGATCCAACCATTGAAGAGGAAGCAAAGTGGCTAGGTGCTGCAATTCTGCTACCAAAGAAGGCTTTGATTTACATAATTCTCAACGCATTGCCGATTGAGACTGTTCAGACGGAATACAATGTAAGCGAAAGTTTGTTTCAGTTTCGGGTGCAAGTCACCGACGCATATCGGGCAGCGAAGAACATTCGGAGGAAGTATGGGAGCGCTGCCGAATAA
- a CDS encoding multiubiquitin domain-containing protein, translating into MTARPIKTVTITVNQDDHEVPKEKISYDEVVALYLSDGGAGSTEYLIKYSRGHSDNVSGTLAPGNEVKVKDGMRFRVSGTGES; encoded by the coding sequence ATGACAGCAAGACCTATTAAGACTGTCACAATTACGGTCAATCAAGATGATCATGAGGTGCCTAAGGAAAAAATCTCGTATGACGAGGTCGTCGCTCTATATTTATCCGACGGCGGCGCAGGATCCACCGAGTATCTCATCAAATATTCGCGCGGTCACTCGGACAACGTGAGTGGGACGCTGGCGCCCGGCAACGAAGTGAAGGTGAAAGATGGAATGCGGTTCAGAGTTTCAGGCACTGGCGAGTCGTAA
- a CDS encoding DUF6527 family protein → MKYRYLLVDRIPRHLEEGVVYHTEEFELAGLLCACGCGHRITLLVPDSHQVWDEGGHATIRPSIGVFDAPCKSHYVISAGDVQWLRAFSDAQAANIMRAQIARHIEMDAKPVTWRQRASGAVASLFRKFLAFFSK, encoded by the coding sequence ATGAAGTATCGGTATTTGCTGGTCGACCGTATTCCCAGGCACTTGGAAGAAGGTGTCGTCTACCACACTGAGGAGTTTGAACTCGCTGGGCTACTTTGTGCCTGCGGCTGTGGTCATCGCATTACGCTTCTGGTACCTGATAGTCACCAAGTTTGGGACGAAGGTGGCCATGCAACTATTCGCCCGTCCATTGGCGTTTTCGACGCGCCCTGTAAGTCGCACTACGTCATCAGCGCGGGCGACGTTCAATGGCTTCGAGCATTTTCAGACGCGCAAGCAGCAAATATCATGCGCGCACAGATTGCTAGACATATAGAGATGGACGCGAAGCCGGTTACATGGCGGCAAAGAGCCAGTGGAGCAGTCGCCAGCTTGTTCCGAAAATTTCTGGCATTCTTCTCTAAGTGA
- a CDS encoding DUF2188 domain-containing protein, whose product MTRKNQYVVRNGKTWGVRGEASERLTRTFETQREAIDFGREIARNQRTELRIQGRDARFREAWSYGSDPFPPKG is encoded by the coding sequence ATGACCAGAAAGAACCAGTATGTCGTTCGAAACGGCAAGACTTGGGGTGTTCGCGGTGAAGCGAGTGAACGCCTTACACGTACATTCGAAACGCAGCGCGAGGCCATCGACTTTGGCCGTGAGATCGCGCGCAATCAGAGAACTGAGTTGCGTATTCAGGGCCGCGATGCCCGCTTCCGCGAAGCGTGGAGTTACGGCAGCGACCCCTTCCCCCCAAAGGGTTGA
- a CDS encoding DUF2800 domain-containing protein, producing MRVLREISSVSQGTETISRQTTQTVGLTMAHARNAPSDAKRWMGCAGAINRCKKLGLNSDQSSFAAAEGTIAHRVANDYCFNLGFEPYDLLGRRMSADGYHFVVDEAMCDAIQPGLDRLAEFEGQRFSEYRVNITPWVGKDEDGNDQLGTLDRGIVGRKEIVIGDLKYGAGIAVPCVGNPQVPIYGLGFWNDVARHISDAKVFRFIIDQPRNGRGGGEWILTLDELLAFGEEVKARAALTFDEDAPCTPSDEACLWCPAAKVDGACPEYEAWNLSSFDIDFDDLDALEDGDEIELPEVEGLNVKRKAAIYMRLTALRGFLSRIEQTVSADVKLGDGAKYGLKLVAGKRSKRVHVDEGLSERYLVRKGVPRSKLINEKLISVAQLDKVYGKGKFPSFLFTGGIQQPVIVPLEDARPALLTDSVFEDYGEEGVDD from the coding sequence GTGCGGGTTCTGCGGGAAATATCATCTGTCTCACAAGGCACGGAAACGATTTCGCGCCAGACGACGCAGACGGTTGGGCTGACGATGGCACACGCTAGAAACGCACCTTCCGACGCCAAGCGATGGATGGGATGTGCCGGCGCCATCAACCGGTGCAAGAAGCTTGGCCTGAACAGCGACCAATCAAGCTTTGCTGCGGCAGAGGGCACGATCGCACACAGGGTCGCCAACGATTACTGCTTCAATCTCGGCTTTGAGCCCTACGACCTGCTCGGCCGTCGCATGTCCGCAGACGGCTATCATTTCGTCGTCGACGAGGCGATGTGTGATGCAATCCAGCCAGGCCTCGATCGGCTGGCCGAGTTCGAAGGTCAGAGATTTAGCGAGTATCGCGTCAACATCACACCGTGGGTCGGCAAGGATGAGGACGGCAACGATCAGCTCGGCACACTGGATCGTGGGATTGTCGGCCGGAAAGAGATTGTGATCGGTGACCTGAAATATGGTGCCGGCATTGCGGTGCCATGTGTTGGAAATCCGCAGGTTCCGATCTATGGGCTCGGTTTCTGGAATGACGTTGCCCGCCATATCTCGGATGCCAAGGTCTTCCGCTTCATCATCGATCAACCGAGGAACGGCCGGGGCGGTGGCGAGTGGATTTTGACGCTCGATGAGCTTCTGGCATTCGGTGAAGAGGTCAAGGCGCGCGCGGCGCTCACGTTCGATGAGGACGCGCCGTGCACACCGTCTGACGAAGCGTGTCTATGGTGTCCGGCTGCCAAGGTCGACGGCGCCTGCCCGGAGTATGAGGCCTGGAACCTGTCGTCCTTTGATATCGACTTCGACGATCTCGACGCGCTTGAAGATGGCGATGAAATCGAACTCCCGGAGGTCGAAGGGCTCAACGTCAAACGCAAGGCGGCGATTTACATGCGGCTCACAGCGTTGCGAGGGTTTCTCAGCCGGATCGAGCAGACCGTATCTGCTGACGTGAAACTCGGGGATGGCGCCAAATACGGCCTGAAGCTTGTTGCGGGAAAGCGGTCGAAACGCGTTCACGTCGACGAAGGGCTGTCCGAGCGATATCTGGTCAGAAAAGGGGTTCCGCGGAGCAAGTTAATCAACGAAAAGTTGATTAGCGTAGCCCAACTGGATAAAGTCTACGGAAAGGGGAAATTCCCCTCATTCCTGTTTACGGGAGGCATACAGCAACCCGTGATCGTTCCACTGGAGGACGCGAGGCCCGCGCTGCTGACCGACTCCGTTTTCGAGGACTACGGCGAGGAAGGCGTCGACGACTGA
- a CDS encoding DUF5906 domain-containing protein, whose protein sequence is MLDSIRQLCEEGFAIHWLYPRAKNPIGDDWAAKPVASFEKLKRSYRQGMNVGVRLGKWSRIGDLYLHVIDLDIRDASLSDEARAELRKMISEFEDLPSVISGSGGESRHYYFLSEEAFPPKKLAHSAGKVLGKDDKKHWAWEIELFGTGKQVAIPPSIHPDTGKRYRWEREIDFDAIILGVGPVVEADRIRELIGREREIDIQSGDGEDRSKPLGLTVSEIQHTLKGLPVEYWRDDREGWLTVGFAIHHETGGSQEGFQLWRDFSASSDKFDTSDQRRVWKSFRNKPRPIRMATLMTAAREARLEAEFENLDDAEDDEDDFDDLDRPAKPKPKKPDYSSVLGGPRDAEPEEEDDADDSDDEDVPPRVVKLRKADVEAELGHVPPKVKRMNAKHAIAFVKGKCVIITEHDDGTTSYGTQADLHAWYENDRVATEKSTEPVSKAWMRHKKRRDYPNGVVFAPGRDVAGAYNHWKGFSVIPNNKYSCALWLAHLRDVICSGDETNYRYALGWFAHLVQRPEEKPGVAMILRGKKRIGKDTIADYFANIITHHRVKIANQDQLVGKFNAHQEKCLFLHVEEGFWAGNKNADGVLKNLITSEQVLIEPKGINPFNVDSCLRLFMSSNEEWIVPATADEGRYFVLDVSEARRNDHVYFAALRKEMKNGGPEALLWYLQHYDISDFQVRKVPNTAALTQQKLAGLKNLDRWWFEMLDTADLSFEHYVAGGRTADWSSDHVHVDRDDLFDSYNRWIHGRRYDGDALSGPLLGKRLQEIIGDKLQACYPRRGKSRIRQYIIPPLEICRRAFERYLNSEIKWDVPAKVVDADELDEDMDDEYDDLDQDKM, encoded by the coding sequence ATGCTCGACTCCATTCGACAGCTCTGTGAAGAAGGTTTTGCCATTCACTGGCTGTATCCGCGTGCCAAAAACCCGATCGGTGACGATTGGGCCGCAAAGCCCGTGGCGAGCTTCGAAAAGCTCAAGCGATCGTACCGGCAGGGGATGAACGTTGGCGTCCGCCTGGGCAAGTGGTCGAGGATCGGCGACCTCTATCTGCACGTCATAGACCTCGACATCCGCGACGCGTCACTGAGCGATGAGGCACGCGCCGAACTGCGCAAGATGATCAGCGAATTTGAGGATCTGCCGTCGGTCATTTCCGGGTCAGGCGGCGAAAGCCGTCATTACTATTTTCTGTCCGAAGAGGCTTTCCCGCCGAAAAAGCTTGCGCATAGCGCCGGTAAGGTCCTGGGCAAAGATGACAAGAAGCATTGGGCGTGGGAGATCGAGCTTTTCGGCACCGGCAAGCAGGTCGCGATCCCGCCGTCGATCCACCCCGATACCGGCAAGCGCTATCGTTGGGAGCGTGAGATCGACTTCGATGCGATCATTCTCGGTGTCGGCCCGGTCGTCGAAGCTGATCGCATTCGCGAACTCATCGGGCGCGAGCGCGAGATCGACATCCAGAGCGGCGACGGCGAGGATCGTTCGAAACCGCTTGGACTGACGGTCAGCGAAATCCAGCACACGTTGAAGGGGCTGCCGGTTGAATACTGGCGGGACGATAGGGAAGGGTGGTTGACCGTCGGATTTGCCATCCACCACGAGACCGGTGGCAGCCAGGAGGGATTTCAGCTCTGGCGCGACTTTTCGGCATCGTCGGACAAGTTCGACACATCTGATCAACGGCGCGTCTGGAAATCATTCCGGAACAAACCCCGGCCGATCCGCATGGCGACGCTCATGACGGCGGCGCGCGAAGCCAGGCTTGAGGCCGAATTCGAGAACCTCGACGATGCCGAAGACGACGAAGATGACTTCGATGATCTCGACCGGCCGGCAAAGCCAAAACCCAAAAAGCCGGACTATTCGTCTGTCCTCGGAGGACCGCGCGACGCGGAGCCCGAGGAAGAGGATGACGCAGACGACTCAGACGACGAGGACGTTCCGCCTCGTGTCGTAAAACTGCGAAAGGCGGACGTTGAAGCCGAGCTTGGACATGTGCCGCCGAAGGTCAAGCGCATGAACGCCAAGCATGCAATTGCCTTCGTCAAGGGCAAATGCGTGATCATCACCGAGCACGACGACGGAACAACCTCCTACGGCACACAGGCCGACCTCCACGCCTGGTATGAGAACGACCGTGTCGCGACGGAAAAGAGCACGGAACCGGTTTCCAAGGCGTGGATGCGCCACAAGAAGCGGCGAGACTACCCGAACGGCGTCGTCTTCGCGCCAGGTCGCGACGTTGCCGGCGCCTATAACCATTGGAAGGGTTTCTCGGTCATCCCGAACAACAAGTACTCGTGCGCGCTATGGCTCGCCCATCTTCGGGATGTGATCTGCAGCGGAGACGAGACCAACTATCGCTATGCGCTCGGGTGGTTTGCGCATCTGGTCCAGCGGCCGGAAGAAAAGCCCGGTGTCGCGATGATCCTGCGCGGCAAGAAGCGGATCGGCAAGGATACGATCGCTGACTACTTCGCCAACATCATCACGCACCATCGCGTCAAAATCGCGAACCAGGACCAGTTGGTTGGGAAGTTCAACGCCCATCAGGAAAAGTGTCTCTTCCTCCATGTCGAGGAAGGCTTCTGGGCTGGTAACAAGAACGCCGACGGCGTTCTCAAGAACCTGATCACCAGCGAGCAGGTGCTAATCGAGCCGAAGGGTATCAACCCCTTCAACGTCGACAGCTGTCTACGCCTCTTCATGTCCTCGAACGAAGAATGGATCGTGCCTGCGACCGCGGATGAAGGGCGCTATTTCGTGCTCGATGTCTCGGAGGCGCGACGCAACGATCACGTCTATTTCGCCGCTCTCCGCAAGGAGATGAAGAACGGCGGCCCGGAAGCACTGCTCTGGTATCTGCAGCACTACGACATTAGCGATTTCCAGGTGCGCAAGGTGCCGAACACAGCGGCCCTGACGCAGCAGAAGCTGGCAGGACTCAAGAACCTCGACCGCTGGTGGTTCGAAATGCTGGACACGGCCGATCTGTCGTTCGAGCACTACGTGGCTGGAGGCAGGACCGCCGACTGGTCATCGGACCACGTGCATGTTGACCGTGACGACCTGTTCGACTCCTACAATCGCTGGATCCACGGGCGCCGCTACGATGGCGACGCACTGAGTGGGCCTCTGCTCGGCAAGCGTCTGCAGGAGATCATCGGCGACAAGTTGCAGGCCTGCTACCCGCGCCGCGGCAAGTCGCGCATCCGCCAATACATCATCCCGCCATTGGAGATCTGCCGGCGCGCGTTCGAGCGTTATCTGAACTCGGAGATCAAATGGGATGTCCCCGCCAAGGTCGTCGATGCTGACGAGCTGGACGAGGACATGGATGACGAATACGACGATCTCGATCAGGACAAAATGTGA